The Deinococcus sedimenti genome window below encodes:
- the clpB gene encoding ATP-dependent chaperone ClpB gives MNPERFTEATTQAVQQAQTLAQQSGHQNLTPTHLLRTLTDNDTAARALTLAGGDLTQIRAALDAELAKLPRVQGGEGQLYLDPALARAFQKADTLAGQLGDSFVAADALLLALRGEYRGKGLPTEIDLNRAVNEQRKGKTVTTKTSEQQFDALAKYGTDLTQRARDGKFDPVIGRDEEIRRAMQILLRRTKNNPVLIGEPGVGKTAIAEGLAIRIVKGDVPDGLKNKRIVSLEMGSLLAGAKFRGEFEERLKGVIDEVIASAGEVILFVDEIHTIVGAGKTEGSPDAGNMLKPALARGELHLIGATTLSEYREIEKDPALERRFQPVFVDEPSVEDTISILRGIKERYQVHHNVEITDPALVAAAQLSQRYITDRQLPDKAIDLIDESAARLRMALESSPERIDQLERRKLQLEIEREALKREKDQDSQNRLLDIEGTLKGITDELADVRARWEGERHEVAALREKRESLDQVRTDIEKAQRDYDLQRAAELEYGRLPQLEKEVHELEQKLKGAEFAHTQVTEEDIASVVSRWTGIPVNKLMEGEREKLLKLEEQLHGRVIGQDRAIVSVADAIRRSRAGLSDPNRPLGSFMFLGPTGVGKTELAKALAEFLFDSQDAMVRIDMSEYMEKHTVARLIGAPPGYVGFEEGGQLTEAVRRRPYAVLLFDEIEKAHPDVFNVLLQVLDDGRLTDGQGRTVDFRNTLIILTSNIGSPLILEMQHRGGDATEIRDAVMGELQGHFRPEFLNRVDDIIVFDALTAADLHRIVDIQMRGLIRRLAERRVSLHLSAAAKDRLAQIGYDPAFGARPLKRAISREIETPLAREILQGNVPDSSSLNVDYDGTNFTFQTGALN, from the coding sequence TTGAACCCTGAACGCTTCACCGAAGCCACCACCCAGGCCGTGCAGCAGGCGCAGACGCTCGCGCAGCAGAGCGGGCACCAGAACCTCACCCCCACGCACCTGCTGCGCACCTTGACCGACAACGACACCGCCGCGCGCGCCCTGACCCTCGCGGGCGGCGACCTGACGCAGATCCGCGCCGCGCTGGACGCCGAACTGGCGAAACTCCCCCGCGTGCAGGGCGGCGAGGGTCAGCTGTACCTCGACCCCGCACTCGCCCGCGCCTTTCAGAAGGCCGACACGCTGGCCGGGCAGCTCGGCGACTCGTTCGTGGCGGCCGACGCCCTCCTGCTCGCCCTGCGCGGCGAGTACCGGGGCAAGGGCCTGCCCACCGAAATTGACCTGAACCGCGCCGTGAACGAGCAGCGCAAAGGAAAGACCGTGACGACCAAGACCAGTGAACAGCAGTTCGACGCCCTCGCCAAGTACGGCACCGACCTCACGCAGCGCGCCCGCGACGGCAAGTTCGACCCCGTCATCGGCCGCGACGAGGAGATCCGCCGCGCCATGCAGATCCTCCTGCGCCGCACGAAGAACAATCCCGTCCTGATCGGCGAACCCGGCGTCGGCAAGACCGCCATCGCCGAGGGGCTCGCCATCCGCATCGTGAAGGGCGACGTGCCCGACGGCCTGAAAAACAAGCGCATCGTCAGCCTGGAGATGGGCAGCCTGCTGGCGGGCGCGAAGTTCCGCGGGGAGTTCGAGGAACGCCTCAAGGGCGTCATCGACGAGGTGATCGCCTCGGCGGGCGAGGTCATCCTGTTCGTGGACGAGATCCACACCATCGTCGGCGCGGGCAAGACCGAGGGCAGCCCCGACGCGGGCAACATGCTCAAACCCGCCCTGGCGCGCGGCGAACTGCACCTGATCGGCGCCACGACGCTGAGCGAGTACCGCGAGATCGAGAAGGACCCCGCCCTGGAACGCCGCTTCCAGCCGGTGTTCGTGGACGAACCCAGCGTCGAGGACACGATCAGCATCCTGCGCGGGATCAAGGAGCGCTACCAGGTGCACCACAACGTGGAGATCACCGACCCGGCGCTGGTGGCCGCCGCGCAGCTGTCGCAGCGGTACATCACGGACCGGCAACTGCCGGACAAGGCCATCGACCTGATCGACGAGTCCGCCGCCCGGCTGCGCATGGCGCTGGAGAGCAGCCCCGAACGCATCGACCAGCTCGAACGCCGCAAGCTCCAGCTGGAGATCGAACGCGAAGCATTGAAGCGCGAGAAGGATCAGGACAGCCAGAACCGCCTGCTGGACATCGAGGGCACCCTCAAGGGCATCACTGACGAGCTGGCCGACGTCCGCGCCCGCTGGGAAGGCGAGCGGCACGAGGTCGCGGCGCTGCGCGAGAAACGCGAATCGCTCGATCAGGTGCGGACCGACATCGAGAAGGCCCAGCGGGACTACGACCTGCAACGCGCCGCCGAACTGGAGTACGGCCGCCTCCCGCAGCTGGAAAAAGAGGTGCATGAGCTGGAGCAGAAGCTCAAGGGGGCCGAGTTCGCGCACACCCAGGTGACCGAGGAGGACATCGCGTCCGTCGTGAGCCGCTGGACCGGCATCCCCGTGAACAAGCTGATGGAGGGTGAACGCGAGAAACTCCTGAAGCTGGAGGAGCAGCTGCACGGGCGCGTGATCGGGCAGGACCGCGCCATCGTGAGTGTCGCGGACGCCATCCGCCGCAGCCGCGCCGGGCTGAGCGACCCGAACCGCCCGCTGGGCAGCTTCATGTTCCTCGGGCCGACCGGGGTGGGTAAGACCGAGCTGGCCAAGGCCCTCGCGGAGTTCCTGTTCGACAGTCAGGACGCCATGGTCCGCATTGACATGAGCGAGTACATGGAGAAGCACACCGTCGCCCGCCTGATCGGCGCGCCTCCCGGATACGTCGGTTTCGAGGAGGGTGGCCAGCTGACCGAGGCCGTCCGCCGCCGCCCCTACGCCGTGCTGCTGTTCGACGAGATCGAGAAAGCCCACCCGGACGTGTTCAACGTGCTGCTGCAGGTGCTGGACGACGGCCGCCTGACCGACGGGCAGGGCCGCACGGTGGACTTCCGCAACACCCTGATCATCCTGACAAGCAACATCGGCTCTCCGCTGATCCTGGAGATGCAGCACCGCGGCGGGGACGCCACTGAGATCCGCGACGCCGTCATGGGCGAGCTGCAGGGTCACTTCCGCCCGGAGTTCCTGAACCGCGTGGACGACATCATCGTGTTCGACGCGCTGACCGCCGCCGACCTGCACCGCATCGTGGATATCCAGATGCGCGGCCTGATCCGCCGCCTCGCCGAGCGCCGCGTCAGCCTGCATCTGAGCGCCGCCGCGAAGGACCGACTGGCACAGATCGGGTACGACCCGGCCTTCGGTGCCCGCCCCCTCAAGCGCGCCATCAGCCGCGAGATCGAGACGCCCCTGGCCCGCGAGATCCTCCAGGGGAACGTGCCCGACAGCAGCAGCCTGAACGTCGACTACGACGGCACGAACTTCACGTTCCAGACCGGCGCGCTGAACTGA
- a CDS encoding lipocalin family protein, with product MRLKIIPVLAALLLSGCVPVQTVVNPAQLPAATEYGAHANPMEWWYVSAYLPAEGLALHWAQFRVQDSRVPVPLMISHVAVTELRTGQVTFLEQPAGSGEVTSPPLRVRQGAWTLTQAGPEPTAPLSLKAGPLDLTLTPVKGPVLHPPGFSGSADTGVLFYQGITRLDLAGTVNGRAVRGQAWLDHQWGNQIPGRSALWDWFSVHLNGGRDLMVYRVRRPDGSVAQLIGSVVEPDGRVRAVSGLRAEPGEVWTSPTGRTYTLGWRLVSDEFDLSVRAVRREQELLSRSTRIAYWEGPIEVTGTWATAPAAGTGMMELVSGTWSP from the coding sequence ATGCGTCTCAAGATCATTCCGGTGCTGGCGGCCCTCCTCCTGAGCGGGTGCGTGCCGGTGCAGACGGTCGTGAATCCGGCCCAGTTGCCCGCGGCGACCGAGTACGGGGCGCACGCGAACCCGATGGAGTGGTGGTACGTGAGCGCGTATCTGCCCGCAGAGGGGCTGGCGCTGCACTGGGCGCAGTTCCGGGTACAGGACAGCCGCGTGCCGGTCCCACTAATGATCTCGCACGTGGCGGTCACGGAACTGCGCACGGGGCAGGTGACGTTCCTGGAGCAGCCCGCCGGGAGCGGCGAGGTGACCTCTCCCCCGCTGCGGGTGAGGCAGGGCGCGTGGACGCTGACGCAGGCGGGGCCGGAGCCGACCGCGCCGCTGAGCCTGAAGGCCGGGCCGCTGGACCTGACGCTGACCCCGGTGAAGGGGCCGGTGCTGCACCCGCCGGGGTTCAGCGGCAGTGCTGATACGGGCGTGCTGTTCTACCAGGGGATCACGCGGCTGGACCTGGCGGGCACCGTGAACGGGCGCGCGGTGCGGGGGCAGGCGTGGCTGGATCACCAGTGGGGGAACCAGATTCCGGGCCGGTCGGCGCTGTGGGACTGGTTCAGCGTGCATCTGAACGGTGGGCGGGACCTGATGGTGTACCGGGTGCGGCGCCCGGACGGATCGGTGGCGCAGCTGATCGGCAGCGTGGTGGAACCGGACGGGCGCGTGCGGGCCGTTTCGGGCCTGCGTGCCGAGCCGGGCGAGGTGTGGACCAGCCCCACCGGGCGTACCTACACGCTGGGCTGGCGGCTGGTGTCCGACGAGTTCGACCTGAGCGTACGGGCGGTGCGGCGTGAGCAGGAACTGCTGAGCCGCTCCACCCGGATCGCGTACTGGGAGGGACCCATCGAGGTGACGGGCACGTGGGCCACCGCGCCCGCTGCGGGGACCGGCATGATGGAACTCGTCAGTGGGACGTGGTCCCCGTGA
- a CDS encoding ABC transporter ATP-binding protein, with amino-acid sequence MPKPMLELDNVHTYYDHIHALKGISMTVNEGEIVALIGGNGAGKTTTLRTISGMMKPRTGALTFEGQTIAGIPAHHIMQKGISHVPEGRRIFKDMTVRENLDVGAYTVTDRALIESRIQEGFGFFPRLKEREHQLGGTMSGGEQQMLAIARALMVAPRLLLLDEPSMGLSPLFVEAIFDIIVKLNKERGTTVLLVEQNANMALQIAHRAYVLQTGEIKLSGNAADIANDESVRKAYLGDE; translated from the coding sequence ATGCCTAAGCCCATGCTCGAACTCGACAACGTCCACACGTACTACGACCACATCCACGCCCTGAAGGGCATCAGCATGACCGTCAACGAGGGCGAGATCGTCGCCCTGATCGGCGGGAACGGCGCCGGGAAGACCACCACGCTGCGCACCATCAGCGGCATGATGAAACCCCGCACGGGCGCCCTGACCTTCGAGGGTCAGACCATCGCCGGGATTCCCGCCCACCACATCATGCAAAAAGGGATCAGCCACGTGCCGGAGGGCCGCCGGATCTTCAAGGACATGACCGTCCGCGAGAACCTCGACGTGGGCGCGTACACCGTCACCGACCGCGCGCTGATCGAGAGCCGCATCCAGGAGGGCTTCGGGTTCTTCCCGCGCCTGAAGGAACGCGAGCATCAGCTGGGCGGCACGATGTCCGGCGGGGAGCAGCAGATGCTCGCCATCGCCCGCGCGCTGATGGTCGCCCCGCGCCTGCTGCTGCTCGACGAGCCCAGCATGGGCCTGTCCCCGCTGTTCGTGGAAGCCATCTTCGACATCATCGTGAAGCTGAACAAGGAGCGCGGCACGACCGTGCTGCTGGTCGAACAGAACGCGAACATGGCCCTGCAGATCGCGCACCGCGCGTACGTGCTGCAGACCGGCGAGATCAAACTGTCGGGCAACGCCGCCGACATCGCCAACGACGAGAGCGTCCGCAAGGCGTACCTCGGCGACGAGTAA
- a CDS encoding ABC transporter ATP-binding protein produces the protein MSGNILEVAGVTKIFGGLTAVNEVTMNIPERSIVSVIGPNGAGKTTFFNMITGIYEPTRGTIRLGGRELVGMRPDQVTEAGIARTFQNIRLFSTMTSEENIMVGRHSRLKSGFLDAVLRTKKFHEGEQEARDAARIMLDFVGLGKWRNELATNLPYGDQRKLEIARALATTPKLILLDEPAAGMNPRETEDLKALIRRVRDELGVTVCLIEHDMRLVMTLSEHITVLDYGSKIAEGLPHQVRNDPRVMEAYLGRGAAAGDYGKEERPHA, from the coding sequence GTGAGCGGCAACATTCTCGAAGTGGCGGGCGTCACGAAGATCTTCGGCGGTCTGACCGCCGTGAACGAAGTGACCATGAACATCCCCGAGCGCAGCATCGTCAGCGTGATCGGACCGAACGGCGCCGGGAAGACCACCTTCTTCAACATGATCACCGGGATCTACGAACCCACGCGCGGCACCATCCGCCTGGGGGGGCGTGAACTGGTCGGCATGCGGCCCGATCAGGTGACGGAAGCCGGGATCGCGCGCACGTTCCAGAACATCCGCCTGTTCTCCACGATGACCAGCGAGGAGAACATCATGGTGGGCCGTCACAGCCGCCTGAAGAGCGGGTTCCTGGACGCCGTGCTGCGCACCAAGAAATTCCACGAGGGCGAGCAGGAGGCCCGGGACGCCGCGCGGATCATGCTGGACTTCGTGGGCCTGGGCAAGTGGCGGAACGAACTGGCGACGAACCTCCCGTACGGGGATCAGCGCAAGCTGGAGATCGCCCGCGCGCTGGCGACCACGCCGAAACTGATCCTGCTGGACGAACCGGCCGCCGGGATGAACCCCCGCGAGACCGAGGACCTGAAGGCCCTGATCCGCCGCGTGCGGGACGAACTGGGCGTGACGGTGTGCCTGATCGAGCACGACATGCGCCTCGTGATGACGCTGTCCGAACACATCACCGTACTGGATTACGGCAGCAAGATCGCCGAGGGCCTGCCACATCAGGTCCGCAACGACCCGCGCGTGATGGAAGCGTACCTGGGCCGCGGCGCCGCCGCCGGCGACTACGGGAAGGAAGAACGCCCCCATGCCTAA
- a CDS encoding branched-chain amino acid ABC transporter permease, producing the protein MTATLQKQPRASAPDRTILLVLFFIVTSAFLLVSHNGDLLSQMGAIGTALKNPIVEALMVSLFLANVLFAYLWKAAPWARALVGVGSLLFVLPAAGREDTSLLDLSIQIMIFAALALGLNIVVGLAGLLDLGYVAFFAVGAYTWGIVGSPRFAEILKYFGENPGGTNAGTLAIGLVLTVVTAASMLYINRLTSRAAPTAATAWSFRLASVGLVAGVILTVRAILVLMAPQADGLANGLNAGFFWLFLALSIFAAAAVGVLIGLPVLKLKGDYLAIITLGLGEVIRVLANNLDLYSAGSQGITPIKSASVPWFDAAAGALGFAPDQYYLLFLYVLVLVMIGLILTVNVRLDRSRIGRAWIAIRDDEVAAQAMGVPLMQTKLIAFATGASFAGVMGMIFAAKQQFISPESFVLNQSIAILSMVILGGMGSFPGVILGAAVVTLLNLRILPGLGEATANISWIPQQANPGQLQRLIFGAILVAMMLLRPEGLLPSRRRQLELHHDDNQEDESAQGNAGALGTASGDVYSAGYAPAKEDDKAGGSR; encoded by the coding sequence ATGACCGCCACGCTCCAGAAGCAGCCCAGGGCCAGCGCGCCCGACCGTACGATCCTGCTGGTGCTGTTCTTCATCGTGACCAGCGCGTTCCTGCTCGTCTCGCACAACGGCGACCTGCTCAGCCAGATGGGAGCGATCGGCACCGCGTTGAAAAACCCCATCGTGGAAGCCCTAATGGTCAGCCTGTTCCTGGCGAACGTCCTCTTCGCGTACCTGTGGAAGGCCGCGCCGTGGGCGCGCGCTCTGGTGGGCGTCGGCAGCCTGCTGTTCGTGCTGCCCGCCGCGGGCCGCGAGGACACCAGCCTGCTCGACCTGAGCATCCAGATCATGATCTTCGCCGCGCTGGCGCTGGGCCTGAACATCGTGGTGGGCCTCGCGGGCCTGCTCGACCTGGGTTATGTGGCCTTCTTCGCGGTCGGCGCGTACACCTGGGGCATCGTGGGCAGCCCGCGCTTCGCGGAGATCCTGAAATACTTCGGTGAGAACCCGGGCGGCACGAACGCCGGGACGCTGGCCATCGGGCTGGTGCTGACCGTGGTCACGGCCGCGAGCATGCTGTACATCAACCGCCTGACGTCCCGCGCCGCACCGACCGCCGCGACCGCCTGGAGTTTCCGGCTGGCCAGCGTCGGTCTGGTCGCCGGGGTCATCCTGACGGTGCGCGCCATTCTGGTGCTGATGGCCCCGCAGGCCGACGGCCTGGCGAACGGCCTGAATGCCGGGTTCTTCTGGCTGTTCCTGGCGCTGAGTATCTTCGCCGCGGCTGCCGTGGGCGTCCTGATTGGTCTGCCTGTGCTGAAACTGAAGGGCGACTACCTGGCGATCATCACGCTGGGCCTGGGCGAAGTGATCCGCGTGCTGGCGAACAACCTCGACCTGTACTCGGCGGGTTCGCAGGGCATCACGCCTATCAAGAGTGCCTCGGTGCCGTGGTTCGACGCGGCGGCGGGCGCGCTGGGCTTCGCGCCGGATCAGTACTACCTGCTGTTCCTGTACGTGCTGGTGCTGGTCATGATCGGCCTGATCCTGACCGTGAACGTCCGCCTGGACAGGAGCCGTATCGGCCGCGCGTGGATCGCCATCCGTGACGACGAGGTCGCCGCGCAGGCCATGGGCGTGCCGCTGATGCAGACCAAACTGATCGCCTTCGCGACCGGCGCGAGCTTCGCGGGCGTGATGGGCATGATCTTCGCCGCGAAGCAGCAGTTCATCAGCCCCGAGAGTTTCGTGCTGAACCAGAGCATCGCGATCCTGTCCATGGTCATCCTGGGCGGCATGGGGTCCTTCCCCGGCGTGATCCTAGGCGCGGCCGTCGTGACGCTGCTGAACCTGCGCATCCTGCCCGGCCTGGGCGAGGCGACCGCGAACATCTCCTGGATTCCGCAGCAGGCCAACCCCGGCCAGCTGCAGCGCCTGATCTTCGGCGCGATCCTGGTCGCCATGATGCTCCTGCGGCCCGAGGGTCTGCTGCCCAGCCGCAGACGGCAGCTGGAACTCCACCACGACGACAACCAGGAAGACGAGAGTGCCCAGGGCAACGCGGGCGCACTCGGCACGGCCAGCGGCGACGTGTACAGCGCCGGGTACGCCCCGGCCAAGGAAGACGACAAGGCAGGGGGCAGCAGGTGA